The nucleotide window GAAGAGTTCGCTGGAGGGACCGGGGGAGAGCAGAACGGAGCGGGGATCCTCCTTGTTCAGGGGGGAGGCCTCGATCAGATGGGTGCGCAGGGCGGTGAAAAAAGGCAGCAGCAGGCGCACCTGGTTTTCGTTCAACGTCTCGCGCAGCAGGCGAAAGAAGATTTGACGGTTTTCCAGGGCATAGCCCACGCCGGTGGGGGTTTGCAGGGGATTGCCCAGAATCCGGAAAGCGCCGTTCTGCTGCCGCGCCACATCGACGGCGCCCCAGCGGATGCGCCACGGATGCGGCTGGTCCCAGCCCTGGCAGCAACGCAGGAAGCGTTCGTCACCGTAGATCAGGGAGGCGGGCAGAAGACCCGCCTTCAAGACATCCTGCTCGCCGTAGAGATCGTTCAGCAGATGTTCCAGCAGCCGGTGGTGCTGACGCAGCCCTTTTTCCAGCTGGGCCCACTCCGTTTCGGTGAGGATCCAGGGCAGCAGATCGAGATCCCAGGTGCGGCACGATTCGGGGGTGGTGTTGTAGGCGTCGTAGGTGACGCCGTTTTCCAGCAGCAGTTGCCGGGCCTGCTCCCGCAGGTTGGCCAGGCGCTGGGGTTCCATCTCCTGCAGATGGAGAACCACGGCTTTCCAGTGATCGCGCAACAGACCCCGGCTGTCCACCGCCTCGTCGTAACCGGGGGGCGGCGCATAATCGGCGAAGAGTCCCCGAATCGGATTGGGACTGGGGTTGGCTTGACTCATGGCAGCTCCGGCGGTCGGCGCAGGTCCAGGGTGTGTGGGAAGTCGACGGAAGGTTCTTCCGGGGGTGGACTCATGGGTCGTGGCAGGTGGCCCGTGGCGACGAAGCGCCCCGGTCCCGCCGTCTCCGGCGGCGGTTGCAGGGGACCGGCGCGATGGCCGAACTCCTGGTAGCGCACGCCCCGACGGGCTTCGGCTTCGAAGCTGTTGACGGGAAAGACCTGGTAGTTGCGCCCCCCCGGATGACCGGCGTGATAGGTGCAGCCGCCCAGGGAGTGGCCGTTCCAGGTATCGACCAGATCGAAGACCAGGGGAGTTTGCACGCCGATGGTGGGATGCAGGCACGAGGGCGGCTGCCAGGCGCGGAAACGCACCCCGCCAACGGCTTCGCCCGGCGTTCCGGTGGGCTGCAGGGGCACGCGCCGCCCGTTGCATGTCACCACGTGGCGACCCTCGGTCCGACCGGTGAGGTGAATCTGCAGCCGCTCCAGGGAGGCGTCCACGAAGCGGGAGGTCCCGCCGCGACTCACCTCTTCGCCGAGAACGTGCCAGGGCTCCAGGGCCATGCGCAACTCCAGATGAACATCGTCGAGAACCACCGTTCCGATATGGGGGAAACGAAACTCCCAAAAGGGATCGAGCCACTCGCTCCGGAAGGGCAGTCCGGCGCGGCGCAGCATGGCCGTCACCTGTTTCACGTCGTCGCGAACGTGGTGGGGCAGCAGGAAGCGATCGTGCAACGCCGTGCCCCAGCGCACCAGGCGGTGGTGATAGGGCTGCCGCCAGAAATGGGCGATCAGGGTTCTTATAAGCAACATTTGCACCAGACTCATGCGGCTGTGGGGCGGCATTTCGAAGGCGCGCAGCTCCAGCAGACCCTGGCGGCCCGTGGCGCTGTCGGGGTTGTAGAGCTTGTCGATGCAGAACTCGCTGCGATGGGTGTTGCCCGTCAGATCGACCAGCAGATGGCGCAACATCCGGTCCACCAGCCAGGGGGCCGTCACCTCGCCGTCGGGCATGTTGGCGAAGGCGATTTCCAGTTCATGGAGGTTTTCGTGACGCGCTTCGTCCACACGGGGGGCCTGGCTGGTGGGGCCGATGAAGAGACCCGAAAAGAGATACGACAGCCCCGGATGGTGCTGCCAGCAGGTGACCAGACTGCGCAGCAGATCGGGGCGGCGCAACAGGGGGCTGTCGGAGGGGGTGGCTCCGCCGATGACCACATGGTTGCCCCCGCCGGTGCCGGTATGCCGCCCGTCGAGCATGAACTTCTCCGTGGCCAGGCGGCTCTGCCGGGCCTCTTCGTAGAGGCGTTGCGAAGTGGTCACCAGTTCCGACCAGGAGGCGGCGGGGTGGATGTTGACCTCGATCACCGCCGGATCCGGCGTCACCATGAAACGTTGCAGGCGCAGATCCTGCGGCGGCTCGTAGCCCTCCAGCACCACCGGCAGCTCCAGCGATTCCGCCACGCTCTCCACGGTGGCCACCAGCTCCACGTAGTGTTCCAGCAGGCCGACGGGGGGCAGGAAGAGGTGGAGCAGTCCGTCGCGCACCTGGGCGCAGCAGGCGGTGTGCAGCAGGGGACCGGGAGCCCGCGCCGTTTTCTGTTCCGCGACCTGTTGTCGCAAGGGGCCGTATTCGGCCAGGGCGGGGACCACCTCGAAGAGGGAGCGGGTCAGGGGAATCGCCTCCTCCTCGTCCAGGGCGGGCAGGGATTCCAAGGGCAGCCTCAACCCCATGGGGCTGTCGCCGGGAATCAGAAAGAGCCCTTTTCGCCGTAACGACCAGATGCAGCTTTGCCAGTTCCGGCCGTCGTGGCCCAGGGGCAGCGCCCAGCCCACCGGTTGGCCCAGCTTTTGGTCGAGTCGGGCCATGATCTGATCGAGATCGGCGCTCTGCGGCAGATTGCCCTCTTTCCAGAGGTGGTAGTAGCGATCCTCGAAGCCCGGCAGGATCAACGATTCGTCGACACCCAGACGCCGGGCCAGCTCTTGCAGATAGCGGCGGGCCGCCGTCGGGCCGTGGGCGGCCGGTTGGTGGAGTCGCGCCAGAAGGGCGGGGTTTTTCCACAAGGGCTGGCCATCCTTGCGCCAGAAACAGCCGTAACGCCAACGGGGCAGGGGCTCGCCGGGATACCACTTGCCCTGGCCGTGCTGCAACACCCCTCCGGGGGCGAAGGCCGCGTGCAGACGCCGCAGCAGATCTTCCGCCAGCAGCCGTTTGCGGGGGCCGTCGGCATCGAAATTCCACTCGTCGTCGTCGGTCTTCTCCATGGCGGTGAAGGTGGGTTCGCCCCCCATGGTCAGGCGCACGTCGTCGGCCAGCAGCCGTTCATCCACCCGCTCGCCCAGAGCCAGAATGGCGCTCCAGTCGTGGTCGGTGTAGGGTTTGGTCACCCGTGGATCCTCGTGCAGGCGGATCACGGTGTTTTCGAAGAGGAATTCGGTTTCGCACTCGTCCACGCAGCCGGTGACGGGCGCCGCACTGGTATGATGCGGTGTGCAGGCCAGGGGAATGTGACCCTCCCCGGCAAAGAGTCCCGAGGTGGGGTCGAGTCCGATCCAGCCGGCGCCGGGCAGATAGACCTCCGCCCAGGCGTGCAGGTCGGTGAAGTCCCGATCGGTGCCGGCAGGGCCTTCCAGGGGTTTTTCGTCCGGGGTCAACTGCACCAGATAGCCCGAGACGAAACGGGCCGCCAGTCCCAGATGACGCAGGATGGTCACCAGCAGCAGGGCGCTGTCGCGGCAGGAGCCGGTGCGGCGTTCCAGGGTCTCCTCGCAGCTCTGCACCCCCGGCTCCAGGCGAATGGTGTAGCCGATCTCCCGTTGCAACCGCTGGTTGAGGTGGACCAGGAAATCGACGCTGCGCCCTTTGTGGCGATCCACCTTGTTCAACCACTGCGTCAGCAGCGGACCGGGGGTTTCGGTTTCGCGGTAGGGAGCCAGCTCCCGGGCCAGCAGGGTTTCGTAGGTGAAGGGGAACTCTTCCGCGTACTCCTCGACGAAGAAGTCGAAGGGGTTGATCACCGTCATGTCGGCGATGACCTCCACGTCGAGGCTCATTTCGCGCATGGCTTCGGGAAAGACCACTCGGGCCATGAAGTTGCCGAAGGGGTCCTGTTGCCAGTTGATGAAGTGGTTGGCCGGGGTGATCTTCAGGGAGTAGGCCCGCACGGGGGTGCGGCTGTGGGCGGCGGGCCGCAGACGGAAGACGTGGGGCGAAAGAGTGACCAACCGGTCGTAACGATAGGTGGTACGATGGCGAATGGCGACGCGAATGGTCATGACAACCTTCCTGAAGCGGCTTGACCGGCCCAGCCGAGGGGCTTTCCGGGATCCCCGGACACCAGCGGAACCCGCAATTCCCACGCCAACCGGGGTAGGGGGGCGGCAGGCCGTGAGGCCGGGGTGGTATCCCTCCAGGGTGCATTATTTATTGGCACGGCGCACTCTTTTCCATCAGTGCTGCCTAATGGATGGAAAATGGACAATGGGGGAATGGACGCAGAATCAATCCCGGCGCCTCTGGCCCGTCTGTTGCACAAGGGAAGATTGAATGAGGGGCCCGACCGGGCCAAACGGCTGCTGCAGAGGAGTTCTCATGACACTGTCCTGGCGGGAGTATCCGCAAACATCGCGTTTTGATGAGCTGATCACCTCCGAGGGGGAGCCCCGTCCGGAGGCGCAACTCCTCTGCGGGCATCTGGCCGATCTGGGGCTGGAGGCGGTGCGGCAGCGGCAGCAGGCGGCGGAAGCGGCCATC belongs to Magnetococcales bacterium and includes:
- a CDS encoding transglutaminase family protein, whose product is MTIRVAIRHRTTYRYDRLVTLSPHVFRLRPAAHSRTPVRAYSLKITPANHFINWQQDPFGNFMARVVFPEAMREMSLDVEVIADMTVINPFDFFVEEYAEEFPFTYETLLARELAPYRETETPGPLLTQWLNKVDRHKGRSVDFLVHLNQRLQREIGYTIRLEPGVQSCEETLERRTGSCRDSALLLVTILRHLGLAARFVSGYLVQLTPDEKPLEGPAGTDRDFTDLHAWAEVYLPGAGWIGLDPTSGLFAGEGHIPLACTPHHTSAAPVTGCVDECETEFLFENTVIRLHEDPRVTKPYTDHDWSAILALGERVDERLLADDVRLTMGGEPTFTAMEKTDDDEWNFDADGPRKRLLAEDLLRRLHAAFAPGGVLQHGQGKWYPGEPLPRWRYGCFWRKDGQPLWKNPALLARLHQPAAHGPTAARRYLQELARRLGVDESLILPGFEDRYYHLWKEGNLPQSADLDQIMARLDQKLGQPVGWALPLGHDGRNWQSCIWSLRRKGLFLIPGDSPMGLRLPLESLPALDEEEAIPLTRSLFEVVPALAEYGPLRQQVAEQKTARAPGPLLHTACCAQVRDGLLHLFLPPVGLLEHYVELVATVESVAESLELPVVLEGYEPPQDLRLQRFMVTPDPAVIEVNIHPAASWSELVTTSQRLYEEARQSRLATEKFMLDGRHTGTGGGNHVVIGGATPSDSPLLRRPDLLRSLVTCWQHHPGLSYLFSGLFIGPTSQAPRVDEARHENLHELEIAFANMPDGEVTAPWLVDRMLRHLLVDLTGNTHRSEFCIDKLYNPDSATGRQGLLELRAFEMPPHSRMSLVQMLLIRTLIAHFWRQPYHHRLVRWGTALHDRFLLPHHVRDDVKQVTAMLRRAGLPFRSEWLDPFWEFRFPHIGTVVLDDVHLELRMALEPWHVLGEEVSRGGTSRFVDASLERLQIHLTGRTEGRHVVTCNGRRVPLQPTGTPGEAVGGVRFRAWQPPSCLHPTIGVQTPLVFDLVDTWNGHSLGGCTYHAGHPGGRNYQVFPVNSFEAEARRGVRYQEFGHRAGPLQPPPETAGPGRFVATGHLPRPMSPPPEEPSVDFPHTLDLRRPPELP